The DNA sequence GTACGACGCCGTCGTAGCCGCTGGTGGCGAGGGTGCGCCCGCTGGGGCTCACCGCCACCGAGAGGACCGGTCCTTCGGCGGCGGTGAAGCGGCGCCGCAGCGGCAGCTCGGCGGCGGCGTAGAGGCTGCCCGCGGCCTCCGGCGTGGGAGCCGTGCGGTGGGCCCGCACCGCGAGCAGCGCGGCCAGGTCGGGGTCGCTGTCGAGCAGCGCCGCGGACTGCGCGGCGAGCTGGCGGGACTGAGCCACGCGCTGCGCGGCGCGGGCCCGGTCGCGCTCGCGGTCGCTGTCGCGGCTCTGCTGCCAGGCGATCAGGGTGGCGGCGAGGACGAGGGCGAGCAGCGCGGACAGGGCCGCGGTGAACCGGCGCAGGCGGCGGGTGACGCGGGCCGCCGCGCGCTGCTCCTGGTCGCGGGCGGCGGTGCTCGCGGCGAGGAAGTCCCGTTCCAGTGGGGTGAGTTCGGGGTGGGTGCGGGCCTTCGGGAAGTGCTCGTCCGCGGTGGCGAGGCGGGTGCCCCGGTACAGGGCCCCGGCGTCGCGGCCCAGTTCCCGCCAGGCCTCGGCGGCCTCGGTGAGGCGGCGGTGGCAGCGCAGCCGCTCGCGGTCCTCGTCGATCCAGGCGCGCAGCCGGGGCCAGCCGGTGATGACGGCCTCGTGGGTCAGCTCCGCGGTGTCGTGGTCGAGCGTGACCAGGCGGGCGCGGGCGAGCCGGTCCAGGACGCGGGCGGCGGGCGTTGCGGCGCCCACTGTGTCCGTGCCGTCCCCGCTGTCCCTGCCGTCCCTGCCGTCCCCGCCGTCCAGTTCGGCCCGGCGCACCGGCCGCCGCGTGTCCGGCACGCCGTCGCCCGGCGTGATCAGACGGAGCAGGATGCGGCGCGCCGACTCCCGCTGGTCCTCGGGCAGTTGGGTGTACAGGTCCTCGGCGGTGCGGGCCAGGGCGCCGGTGACCCGGCCCGACGCCTCGTACGCGGCCATCGTCAGGGTGCGGCCCTGGCGGCGGCGCCAGGTCTCCAGGAGCGCGTGGGAGGTCAGCGGCAGACAGCCCGGCTCGTCCAGGGTCTCCTCGATGAGCCGGGCGGTGAGGGCGCGCTCCACGATGAGGCCGTGCGCGGCGGCCGGTCGGACGATGGCCTCGCGCAGTTCGGCGGGGCTCATCGGGACCACCGGAAGGTTGGCCTCGCGGATGGCGTCGGCGAGCCCGCGGTGCTGCAGACAGCGGCCGTAGAAGTCGGCGCGCACGCCGAGCACCACCCGCAGGCGCAGGACCGGGGTGCGGGCGGACACGAGCCGGTCGATGAACTCCTGCCGCTCGCCCGCGTCGTGGCAGAGGGTGAAGACCTCCTCGAACTGGTCGACCACCAGCCAGGTGTCGCCGTCGCCCGGGGCCGGCGCGAACAGCCGCTCGTGGGTGCGCACGGGCCGGGGCCCCGGGGTGAGGACGCGGATCGCGGCGGGCCGGGGCGCGCCGGACGCGGGCTGCCGCAGACAGGGGATGAGCCCGGCGCGCAGCAGCGACGACTTTCCGCTGCCGGAGGGGCCGAAGACGGTGGTGACGCGGTGTTCCCTGGCCAGGGAGACGAGTTCGGCGGTGAGCCGGTCGCGGCCGAAGAAACGCTCCTGGTCCCCGGTGTCGAAGCGCGCGAGCCCCCGGTAGGGCGGATCGGCGTCCTGGGCGTCGTCGCGGGGCCCGTGCGCGGCCTCCTCGACGCGGGCCTCGCGCCAGCGCCGCTCCCACCAGCCGGGGTCGCCGCCGCAGGCCTTCACATAGGCGAGCGCGACCGGCAGCGACGGCAGCTTCTCGCCCGCGACGGCGTAGGCGAGGGTGGTGGCGGAGTAGGCGGAGTCGGCGGCCATCGCCCGGTACGTGGGCGCGCCCGCCCCGCGGCGCAGCGCGCGCAACTCGTGGGCGAACCGCTCCACGGGTCCCGCCGCCGGATCGATCGGTTTCTCGCGACGTCCCACGACGCATCCCCCCGCGTGTGCCCCCGTACGTGCGTGATGGGCACCCACCCAACTCCGCAGCCCGGCCCCGCGGAAGCCGTGAGCGAGCCAAAACCTGTTTTGTCCCGGGGCACGCGGAGGGGGTGCGGGACAACGGCGCGGCGGGTTGGAATCGCCGGGTGGCAGGGCCGCCGCCCGACCGACGGGGGGCGGGCGGCGGCCCGGTCGCGCGAGCCGGTCAGCCCTTGGTGTACGTGAGCGCCTTGCCGCCGTCGGTGTTGACCCGGTGCAGCTCGCCGCTCGGCAGGATGCTGACGACGCTGGGGGCGCCCGGCTCGCAGGTGCGGGGCGGGCCCACGGTGACCTGGGTCCTGGAGATGCGCAGTTCGCTGTCGGACGCGGAGGTCAAGGTGCCCTGGAACACGCAGTGGTAGGTGCCGCCGCCCTTGAGCGGGCCGTCGGCGGTCAGGGACAGGACGGTGTCGCCGACCTCGCCCTGCTGGATGGTGAGGCGGCGGGTGCTGGTCCCGGCCTCGCCGGACACCGTGCCGTTCCAGGTGCCGAGGTACTTGTCCGGCACGGTGTCCTCGTCGGACGCGGACGCGGACGGCGTCGGCGAGGCGGGTTCCGCCGAGTCGGACGGGGTGCCCGGCGTGGTGGGAGCGGAGCTCTCGCGGTTCTTGCTGTCGCCGCGCGCCTTGGGGTCGCCGTCGCCCTTCATCACCGCGTACACCGTGCCGCCCGCGCCGAGCGCCACTATGACGGCCACGGCGACGAGCAGCGCCGTGGACCGGGCGCTGCGGCGCGGCGGGTCGAGCGGCGGCGGGCCGTACGGGGGCGTGCCGGTGCCGGTGCCGTACGGCCCCTGCGGGTGCGGATAGCCGTACGCGGCGGGCCCCACGGGCCCCGCGGCCTGGTGGGGGTAGGCGTAGGCCGGGGTGGGGACCGGCGGCGGCGCGGCCGTGACGGCGGGCGCGGCGGGCAGGGGCGCGGGCGGCGCCCCGCTGACCATGGTCGGCAGGCGGTCGACCGAGCCCTGTCCCGGCACGCCGGGCGGCGGCGGGGTGTCGGGCTGCCCGGGAGCCGCGGGCGGGGTGGCGGGAGGGTTCGCGGGCGGGGGCGGTGTGCTCTCCGCGGACGGCCGCGGTCCGTCGGGCACGGCCTCTGCCGCGGCCCCGGCCCCGCCCGCATCCGAGGTCTCCGCCTCCGGGTCCTCGACCTCCAGCAACTGCACGGCGTGCCGCCCGAGTTGGGCGACCAGGGCGCCGGGGAGCCACGGATCCCGGGACTTCCCCTCGAAGACCGTGTTCCCGGCGCCCGTACGGTCCAGGACGTCGTCCAAGGAGGGCCGGTCCTCCGGTGCCTTGGCCAGGCAGTGCTTGACGAGGTCGCGCAGCGACTCCGGCACCGGCTCCAGGTCCGGCTCCTCCTGGGCGATGCGGAACATCAGCGCGTGCACACCGCTGTTGGCCGTGCCGAAGGGCAGCGCGCCCGTCGCGGCGTACGCGAGCACGGACCCCAGGCAGAAGACGTCCGCCGCCTCGGTGACGCGGTCGCCGCGCACCTGCTCGGGTGCCATGAACCCCGGAGATCCGACGAGCGCGCCGGTGCGCGTGAGGCCGCCGTCGGTGACCGTCTCCAGGGCCCTGGCTATCCCGAAGTCGATGACGCGCGGCCCGTCGATGGTCACCAGGACGTTGGACGGCTTGAGGTCGCGGTGGATGAGCCCGGCGGCGTGGATGTCCTTGAGGGCGTTCGCGAGCCCGGCCGCGAGGATCTTCACCGAGCGCTCGGGCAGCGGGCCGTGGTCGTGCGAGACGACGGCCTGCAGCGAGGGCCCGGCGACGTACCCCGTGGCGACCCACGGGATCGCGGCCTCCGTGTCGGCGTCGAGCACCGGCGCCGTCCACGCGCCGCCGACGCGCCGCGCGGCCTGCACCTCCTGCCGGAAGCGGCTGCGGAACTCCTCCTGCGCGGCGAGCTCCTCGCGCACCAGCTTGACGGCGACCGTGCGGTTCCTGCCGGAACGCGCCAGGTACACCTGCCCCATGCCACCCGCGCCGAGCCGTGCGAGCAGGCGGTAGGCGCCTATCCGCTGCGGTTCGCCCGGACCCAGTTTCTCCATGGCCATCGCGGCGCCGTCCTCCCCCAGTTCCAGCCACTTTCAGACGGCCACTGTGCGTGTACCGCCGTGCAACAGACCGAGGAGTCTACGTACCGTCCACATGGTCCGCGCGACGCCCCCGAGTCCCTATAAGCCCACTACATGGGCGCCTCTTCCGCAGTGTGTCGACGGAATCTGTGACACATCCGTGAGACAGCGCTCGGCCCCGCCACAGTGATCGTCGCCCCGGGGACTTGCGGGCGGACATCCTCCACCAGGGCCCCGGGGGCGAGCTGTCCCTCAGTGCAGGGCTTCGATGGATCGCAAGATCAGGGCTCGTGCCTCGGTTCCATGGACAGCGAGATCGAAAAGCCGCGCGAAGGCCCGTAAGTAGATGTCCAGTTCCCCCGGAGCTGTGACAGTGACTTTCGCGGCGAGCAGCTCGACGTGGATGCGTGCGTCGTCGAAAATCGTGAACTGTTCCAGCGGCCACATGACCTGTTCTCGCGGCGCGGTGGCGGGGATGATCCCGAGGGACATGGAGGGCAACGCCATCGCGGCGAGCAGTGCCCCGAGCTGGCCTGCCATGACGTCCGTATCGCCGACGCGGTGGTGCAGGACGCTCTCCTCGATGAGGGTCGCGAACCGGCGATCTCCTTCGTGGAGTACACGCGCGCGCTCCATGCGCGCCTTCACGGCCTCGCTCACGTCGTCGGGGGTGCCGCGAAAGGCGGCGATCGTGCTCATGAGGGCTGTGGCGTAGCCAGGCGTTTGAAGGTAGCCGGGGATCACGTGGGAGGCGTACACCCGAAAACGGCGGGTGCGCTCGTATCGGGCGGTCGAAGCCTCTTGCAGCTGCTTCATGCCCCTCCGCTGGAGACGCTTCCACTGGACGTACATGGAGTCGGCCTGGCGGTTGGCCGCGATCAGGTCCGCAGCCTGGTCGGCGGCGTCGCAGGCCGTACACCAGGCCTGGACATCCGCGTCTGAAGGGGCGGTAACAGCGTTCTCGATGCGGGACGACTTGGCGACGGACCAGTCGGAGCGGCGCGCGAGTTCCCTGCCGGTGATCCCGGCGTCCAGGCGCAGCTCTCGCAGGCGGCCTGCGAGAGCTGCGCGCGCCTCCTGCACGCTGGTCGTCGGGAAGGAGGGCATCGGCGGTTACTTGACCTCGTACTGGTCGTGCGGAACGGCCCGCTCCCAGACGCGCTCGAACGCGGCTGCCTGCTGGCCGACCACGGCTGAGTCGTCGCACAGTTCCTTGTTGATCCACTCGCCGTCACCGGAGAAGTGGTGGACGCGCATCAGCCGTCCGTCGAAGATCCATAGATCGCTACCGGGAAGCAGCATGTCCCACGTGCGGTGGCGGGGCAGCCAGCGGACCTCCTCGCCCGCCTCGGTGTTGGCGCGGGTCTGGTAGTGCTCCCACCTGATGTAATCGGTGACGGGCTCCGAGACGATCCGGGCGCGGCGTACGTGGACGCCACGGGCGACGGCATCCGCGATGACCTGGTGGTAGGGACGCCACCAGGAAGTGCGATCAGCCCATTCGACCCGTCGGCCCTCCTGCCAGGCCTCGAAGCGAGGGTTGCTGTAGTAGGCGTCCCTCATCTCCAGGTGGACGGCCGACTTCACGGCGCCGGCGAGGAGTTCAGCGAACTCCGGGACCGAGCTCATCGCACGCCTTCCTGATGATCGAAACCATACGGGCCGGGACCCTGATGATTCCCTCGCCGGGCGGGATCGGGGCCCGCGCCGGCGACAGGGCCTCGCACTGGGCGCTCGTCCTCTCGTCGGCCTCGTACCCCTGGATCAGCAGATCCGACGTCGACCTGTCCACCCACACTGTTGGGCATCCGTCCTCGTCCGTCTCAGGGTCGATCCCGACGAAGTGAATGGTCATGGTGCCCCGCCTTCCGCGCCACTCGGTTGCAGAGATTTGCACCACGTTCATCCCCTCGCGTCATGGCGTCAAGAGGGCCTGTGCAGCCACCTCGGGAGCCTCAACTTCCCTGTAATTCGGTGCAACTTCGTGGCGCCTGCGCTGCGCCAGTTCCTAGCGTCGGTGGTTACGACGAAACTCCGGCGACCAGGCGAACGGTCCCGGGGCGTGGCCGACCAGCAGGAGCCGACATGGCCGAGAGCACGACAACCGCAGGCGCTGTCACCTGGCTCACGGAAGCACGCGCCGACGTCCGCAGAGCACTCGCCGAGTGGGATCGCGGCGACCTCGCGCCGGTCCCCGTCGGAGCCGCCTGGGACGTGGTCCGCATGCCGCAGCGCATCGGCTGGCGCACCATCCACTGCCTGCGTGCCGACAGCGCTCTGCTCGGGCCCGTGCTGCACACCGCGACGCACGTCGAGGTCCTCGTCCCTCCTGGGACCGCGCGGTCCTGGTGCGCGCCGCAGGCCACCACGCTCAGCCGCGGCGACTTCATCGCGGCCCCAGGCCCCGCCGTCGTCGCCCCGCTCACCGTGCGCACCCGCTCCTGGATCGTCGCCCCCACCACCCCGCTCCTCCTCACGGACCCAGCCGAGCTGTTGTCCGCGTACACCACCGCGCACGAGGCGATGAAGGGCGTGACGACGTGACCGCCGCAGGGCCCGACGAGTACGTGGGCGACTACGAGTTCCCGGACCTCTACGGGGCCTACCGCGAGCACCTCGACCACTGCCCCGGTATTCACACCGGCCTCCTCGCCGACTGCGTCGAAGGCGCGCGCCTCGCCGCCGCCTGGCTGGATGAGGACTGGCCCGGCTACGGGGCCGCCGGTACGGAGCGGTGGTTCTGGGGGGTGCGATCCCATGCGTGACGTGAGCGAGCCCTTGAGGCTGTTCGTCGTAGTCCCGTTGAGTTCCCTCGCCTACGACCACGGCATCGCTCTACGGTTGCGTAACGGCCTGCTCAAGGCTCGCGAGCGCGTCCGAAAGTCGCTCCAGGGCCAGCACGGTCCGCTCGAACTCGGCCGCGCCCAGCGCGTCCCTGAGCCGGGCGGCGAGGTCCGCGTGGCCCGGCTCGATCTTCGCGACGGCCGCGCGCCCCTCGTCGGTGGGGCGCAGGAGCTTGGCGCGGCGGTGCGCGGGGTTCGGCGCGTACTCGGCGAGTCCGCGGCGTACGAGCAGGTCGGCGACGCGCTGCACGCTCTGCCGGGTGATGCCCATGGCGCGGGCGATGCCGGCCACCGGCAGGGGCTCGCGCAGGACGGCGCCGAGCACCTGCCACCAGGCGGCGGTGAGCCCGGCGGGCCGGGCCAGTTCCTCGGAGATGCCGAGGAACTGGCCGTTGAGCCGGAAGACGCCGACCGCGGTGCGGCTGAGCAGGTCCTGGGCGGCGCGCTCGCCGTCGTCCGCGGCGCTCATGAGTTCAGCGTCTCGTACGCGGCCGGGTCCGAGTCGTGGAAGAGCCGGTACCAGGCGTCGAGCTTCTCGCCCTCGAACGCGCCCATGCGGCCCAGGACTTCGCGGGCGAACGCGACGGGCTCGGTGGGCCCCGCGGTGATCAGGTCGCCGTCGGTGATGGCGTCGGACTCGACGTACCGGTCCGCGCCCTTGTAGCCGGTCGCGTCCAGGTACATCGGTACGGCGCTGGTGTGGGCGCGCTCGTCGAGCAGCCCCTCGCGGGCGAGTCCGGCCGTTGCCCCGCAGATCGCGGCGACGGGCACGCCCGCGTCGAGGAACGCGCGGGCGGTGCGGGCGAACGGCGCGAGACCGTCGCCCGTGTCCCACAGGTCGGCCCCGGGCAGGATGAGCAGCTCGCTGTCCTCGGGGCGCAGCGCGTCGAGCGTGAGGTCCGGCTCCACGCGGGCGCCTCCGATGCTGGTGACCGGCTCCGCGGTCAGGCCGACCGTGCGGACGGTGTGGCCGGTGCGGGCGAGGAACGCGGTGGCGTACCCGGTCTCCCAGTCGGCGAGCGTGTCGTAGACGGCGAGGTGAACGGCCTTGCTCATGGTGACCTCCAGTGCCGGGCTCCCGGACCCGGGCCGCTGCCCGAGTGGGTATGTAAGGATGCTGTCATTACGACAGTTTGCTGTCAATGGCTGGGCGGGAGCCCGAGCCCGGGGAGCCTTAACGCTCACCAGGCGCCCCCTTAACCCGCCCCCGCCTAGCGTCCGGCGCATGGACCTCACGACGCTCGCCGCCCATCTGGGCCTCGACCTCCTGGCCGTCGCGCTGCTGACCTTCGCCGTCTTCTATCCGCGCCACCACCGGCGCGAGCTGGTGCCCGCCTATCTGGCCCTGAACGTCGCGCTGTTCTCGGTCGTCGCCGCCCTGTCGGAGGCCAGGGGCGGCGGACTCGCGCTCGGGTTCGGGCTCTTCGGCGTGCTCTCGATCGTCCGGCTCCGCTCCGACGCGGTGCGCCACCAGGAGGTCGCGTACTACTTCACGACGCTCGTCCTCGGGCTCCTGTGCGGGCTTCCCGGCCTGTCCCTGCCCTCCGCCGCGGGCCTCGCGGCCGTGCTCCTGCTCGTGATGTACGTCGCCGACCACCCGCGCCTGTACGCCCGCGACCGCCGCGCCGTCGTCACCCTCGACGCCGTGTACCGCGAGGAGGACGCCCTGCGCGCCGAGTTGGAGCGCCGCGTCGGGCAGCCGCTCGGCTGGACCGTCCACGAGGTGGACTTCGTCCGCGACCTCATGGTGCTGGAAGTCCGCTTCCGGC is a window from the Streptomyces spectabilis genome containing:
- a CDS encoding WD40 repeat domain-containing protein, with amino-acid sequence MGRREKPIDPAAGPVERFAHELRALRRGAGAPTYRAMAADSAYSATTLAYAVAGEKLPSLPVALAYVKACGGDPGWWERRWREARVEEAAHGPRDDAQDADPPYRGLARFDTGDQERFFGRDRLTAELVSLAREHRVTTVFGPSGSGKSSLLRAGLIPCLRQPASGAPRPAAIRVLTPGPRPVRTHERLFAPAPGDGDTWLVVDQFEEVFTLCHDAGERQEFIDRLVSARTPVLRLRVVLGVRADFYGRCLQHRGLADAIREANLPVVPMSPAELREAIVRPAAAHGLIVERALTARLIEETLDEPGCLPLTSHALLETWRRRQGRTLTMAAYEASGRVTGALARTAEDLYTQLPEDQRESARRILLRLITPGDGVPDTRRPVRRAELDGGDGRDGRDSGDGTDTVGAATPAARVLDRLARARLVTLDHDTAELTHEAVITGWPRLRAWIDEDRERLRCHRRLTEAAEAWRELGRDAGALYRGTRLATADEHFPKARTHPELTPLERDFLAASTAARDQEQRAAARVTRRLRRFTAALSALLALVLAATLIAWQQSRDSDRERDRARAAQRVAQSRQLAAQSAALLDSDPDLAALLAVRAHRTAPTPEAAGSLYAAAELPLRRRFTAAEGPVLSVAVSPSGRTLATSGYDGVVRLWDATTGRLRADLSSETGDVHSVAFSPDGRTLAASGDTRVRLWNVTTGTVRRAFPRHTDAVFTLAFSPDGRTLASGSDDGTVRLSDTATGRTRATLTGHEGEVSKVAFGRGGRTLATSGADRTVRLWDTATGEPRGTLRGHRGEVSAVAFSPDGRTLASTGYDRTVRLWDAARRRTRAVLRGHTGEVSTVAFSPDGRTLATGGADRTVRLWNPADGRTRTVLTGHTAPVSGVAFGPDGHTLATSGYDRTVRRWDTAPQTPRTTLTGQGAPVSLAAYSPDGRILVTGGTDGSVRLWNAATGRTRATLTDRTGPVLAVSFSRDEHTLTTVNDTQRVRRWDVATGRPRSTSVDSAEAVVAAAISPDGRTLAVVTGQRTVRLWGVAAGRARTELDHPGAVLALTFSRDGRTLATGSADGSVRLWDVGSGTPRATLTGPADAVGAVAVSPDGRTVAAGSDDGTVRLWDTATGRTRATLTDRTGQVLAVAFSPEGRTLAGGGADGTVRLWDTATGHLRARLSGHTESVRAVAFSPDGRTLATGGEDARARLWRTDLPTPAGAVRRICHAVGRDLTRQERASYLPDQRRGRGCQQLSAVASR
- a CDS encoding DJ-1/PfpI family protein, which translates into the protein MSKAVHLAVYDTLADWETGYATAFLARTGHTVRTVGLTAEPVTSIGGARVEPDLTLDALRPEDSELLILPGADLWDTGDGLAPFARTARAFLDAGVPVAAICGATAGLAREGLLDERAHTSAVPMYLDATGYKGADRYVESDAITDGDLITAGPTEPVAFAREVLGRMGAFEGEKLDAWYRLFHDSDPAAYETLNS
- a CDS encoding DUF6879 family protein — translated: MSSVPEFAELLAGAVKSAVHLEMRDAYYSNPRFEAWQEGRRVEWADRTSWWRPYHQVIADAVARGVHVRRARIVSEPVTDYIRWEHYQTRANTEAGEEVRWLPRHRTWDMLLPGSDLWIFDGRLMRVHHFSGDGEWINKELCDDSAVVGQQAAAFERVWERAVPHDQYEVK
- a CDS encoding serine/threonine-protein kinase is translated as MEKLGPGEPQRIGAYRLLARLGAGGMGQVYLARSGRNRTVAVKLVREELAAQEEFRSRFRQEVQAARRVGGAWTAPVLDADTEAAIPWVATGYVAGPSLQAVVSHDHGPLPERSVKILAAGLANALKDIHAAGLIHRDLKPSNVLVTIDGPRVIDFGIARALETVTDGGLTRTGALVGSPGFMAPEQVRGDRVTEAADVFCLGSVLAYAATGALPFGTANSGVHALMFRIAQEEPDLEPVPESLRDLVKHCLAKAPEDRPSLDDVLDRTGAGNTVFEGKSRDPWLPGALVAQLGRHAVQLLEVEDPEAETSDAGGAGAAAEAVPDGPRPSAESTPPPPANPPATPPAAPGQPDTPPPPGVPGQGSVDRLPTMVSGAPPAPLPAAPAVTAAPPPVPTPAYAYPHQAAGPVGPAAYGYPHPQGPYGTGTGTPPYGPPPLDPPRRSARSTALLVAVAVIVALGAGGTVYAVMKGDGDPKARGDSKNRESSAPTTPGTPSDSAEPASPTPSASASDEDTVPDKYLGTWNGTVSGEAGTSTRRLTIQQGEVGDTVLSLTADGPLKGGGTYHCVFQGTLTSASDSELRISRTQVTVGPPRTCEPGAPSVVSILPSGELHRVNTDGGKALTYTKG
- a CDS encoding helix-turn-helix domain-containing protein, with protein sequence MPSFPTTSVQEARAALAGRLRELRLDAGITGRELARRSDWSVAKSSRIENAVTAPSDADVQAWCTACDAADQAADLIAANRQADSMYVQWKRLQRRGMKQLQEASTARYERTRRFRVYASHVIPGYLQTPGYATALMSTIAAFRGTPDDVSEAVKARMERARVLHEGDRRFATLIEESVLHHRVGDTDVMAGQLGALLAAMALPSMSLGIIPATAPREQVMWPLEQFTIFDDARIHVELLAAKVTVTAPGELDIYLRAFARLFDLAVHGTEARALILRSIEALH
- a CDS encoding MarR family winged helix-turn-helix transcriptional regulator produces the protein MSAADDGERAAQDLLSRTAVGVFRLNGQFLGISEELARPAGLTAAWWQVLGAVLREPLPVAGIARAMGITRQSVQRVADLLVRRGLAEYAPNPAHRRAKLLRPTDEGRAAVAKIEPGHADLAARLRDALGAAEFERTVLALERLSDALASLEQAVTQP
- a CDS encoding DUF4956 domain-containing protein, whose amino-acid sequence is MDLTTLAAHLGLDLLAVALLTFAVFYPRHHRRELVPAYLALNVALFSVVAALSEARGGGLALGFGLFGVLSIVRLRSDAVRHQEVAYYFTTLVLGLLCGLPGLSLPSAAGLAAVLLLVMYVADHPRLYARDRRAVVTLDAVYREEDALRAELERRVGQPLGWTVHEVDFVRDLMVLEVRFRQPELTEGSRSFTRSTSRSTRTTSGPAARLSKEPA